The following coding sequences are from one Rhineura floridana isolate rRhiFlo1 chromosome 2, rRhiFlo1.hap2, whole genome shotgun sequence window:
- the HOXD12 gene encoding LOW QUALITY PROTEIN: homeobox protein Hox-D12 (The sequence of the model RefSeq protein was modified relative to this genomic sequence to represent the inferred CDS: inserted 2 bases in 1 codon; substituted 1 base at 1 genomic stop codon), which translates to MCEPSLCRPSGSMGFLLNLPSTSSACGEWKPPAGRLVARPLLPEEPQRVDLRQLQPGAAALHPRSRRLLAAFPALPCRGIPPTRPKPRSFKQEESGRQSREALADDPSGAVVMMAAAGQAKGPKYEPRRLPSNSVALLDADSSASGFKKDLKFAINLKFIIIIIIIIINLTLQPSAAQPTLRPALHDGFPWRPTQEISRGKRKPYTKQQIAXMESEFLLNWFVNRQKQKXLSNRLNVSDRQVRIWFQNRRMKKKRVVLRQQELLLYGAKEDGRERGAGWLAGLVLPPC; encoded by the exons ATGTGCGAGCCCAGCCTCTGCCGGCCCAGCGGCTCCATGGGCTTCCTCCTGAACCTGCCCTCTACTTCCTCAGCTTGCGGGGAATGGAAGCCACCAGCTGGCCGCCTCGTTGCCCGCCCTCTCCTACCCGAGGAGCCCCAACGCGTGGATCTGCGCCAGCTCCAGCCCGGCGCAGCAGCCCTCCACCCACGCTCTCGGCGGCTCCTCGCAGCCTTCCCCGCCTTACCTTGCCGCG GAATTCCCCCCACCCGCCCGAAGCCGCGAAGTTTCAAGCAGGAGGAGAGCGGCAGGCAGAGCCGGGAAGCCTTGGCCGATGACCCCAGTGGGGCGGTGGTGATGATGGCGGCGGcgggtcaggccaaagggccgAAGTACGAGCCGAGAAGGCTGCCAAGCAACTCAGTGGCTCTTTTGGACGCGGATTCTTCTGCCTCGGGCTTTAAGAAGGATCTCAAGTTCGCCATCAActtgaaatttattattattattattattattattattaacctgaCACTCCAGCCCTCAGCAGCCCAGCCAACCCTCAGGCCTGCTTTGCACGATG GTTTTCCTTGGCGCCCTACCCAAGAGATATCGAGGGGGAAACGGAAGCCTTACACGAAGCAGCAGATCGCCTAGATGGAAAGCGAGTTCCTCCTCAACTGGTTTGTTAACCGACAGAAGCAGAA GCTGTCCAACAGACTGAACGTGAGCGACCGGCAAGTGAGGATTTGGTTCCAGAATCGGCGGATGAAGAAAAAGCGGGTGGTGCTGCGGCAGCAAGAGCTCTTGCTCTACGGCGCCAAAGAGGACGGGAGGGAGAGGggcgctggctggctggctgggttgGTTCTGCCTCCCTGTTAA